The following proteins are encoded in a genomic region of Planococcus lenghuensis:
- a CDS encoding MFS transporter translates to MAVTAEKGQVPISRNRLLGVAGLAWMFDAMDVGILSFVIAALQSDWNLTAGQMGWIGSVNSIGMAVGAFVFGIYADRVGRKKVFIITLLLFSIASGLSAFTASLAAFMILRFFVGMGLGGELPVASTLVSESVEAKERGRTVVLLESFWAAGWLVAAVISYFVIPSFGWRVALLLTALPALYALYLRISLPDSPQFTARKNIGRSVADNVKAVWTKAYARPTLMLWIVWFTVVFSYYGMFLWLPSVMVLKGFTLIKSFQYVLIMTLAQLPGYFTAAWLVERAGRKFVLVAYLLGTAASAFAFGEAETVTALLVCGAFLSFFNLGAWGALYAYTPEQYPTVIRGTGAGMAAAVGRIGGILGPLLVGWMLSANAEISIIFTIFCVSIIIGALAVAFLGTETKQQELETDLRES, encoded by the coding sequence ATGGCAGTTACAGCTGAAAAAGGACAGGTACCCATTTCACGCAACCGCCTCCTTGGCGTTGCGGGTCTGGCTTGGATGTTCGATGCCATGGACGTCGGCATCTTATCGTTTGTCATCGCTGCATTGCAGAGCGACTGGAATTTGACTGCGGGACAGATGGGCTGGATCGGCAGTGTGAATTCGATCGGTATGGCGGTCGGCGCATTTGTGTTCGGCATTTACGCCGACCGGGTTGGCCGCAAAAAAGTATTTATTATTACCTTATTACTGTTTTCGATTGCCAGCGGGTTGTCGGCATTTACAGCATCGCTGGCAGCCTTCATGATTCTGCGCTTTTTCGTCGGTATGGGGCTTGGCGGTGAATTGCCTGTGGCTTCAACCCTGGTATCGGAAAGCGTCGAAGCAAAAGAACGGGGTCGGACAGTTGTGCTGCTTGAAAGTTTCTGGGCAGCTGGCTGGCTGGTGGCTGCAGTGATCTCATATTTCGTGATTCCATCGTTCGGCTGGCGGGTGGCATTGCTGCTGACAGCACTGCCGGCATTGTATGCGTTGTATTTGCGCATCAGTCTTCCCGATTCACCGCAATTTACAGCCAGGAAGAACATTGGGCGGTCCGTCGCAGATAATGTCAAAGCCGTCTGGACCAAAGCATATGCACGTCCGACGCTGATGCTCTGGATCGTATGGTTCACCGTCGTTTTCTCGTATTATGGGATGTTTTTATGGCTGCCGAGCGTGATGGTATTAAAAGGATTTACATTGATCAAAAGCTTCCAGTACGTGCTGATCATGACGCTCGCCCAGTTGCCGGGTTATTTTACGGCGGCTTGGCTGGTCGAACGTGCAGGGCGTAAATTCGTTCTTGTGGCTTATCTGCTCGGAACAGCCGCAAGCGCGTTCGCGTTTGGGGAAGCGGAAACGGTCACAGCGCTTCTTGTCTGTGGTGCTTTCCTGTCGTTCTTCAATTTGGGGGCATGGGGAGCGCTGTATGCTTATACACCGGAACAGTACCCGACCGTTATCCGTGGAACGGGAGCAGGCATGGCAGCGGCTGTCGGCCGGATCGGCGGGATATTAGGTCCGCTGCTTGTCGGTTGGATGCTGTCAGCCAATGCTGAAATCAGTATCATCTTCACGATTTTCTGTGTGTCCATTATCATTGGCGCTTTGGCAGTCGCGTTCCTCGGAACAGAAACAAAACAGCAAGAACTTGAAACAGACCTGAGAGAATCCTGA
- a CDS encoding GNAT family N-acetyltransferase has protein sequence MMWQWYHDPVVFAQKTEPDLYKHEDKYSLFLGVLGQIRLGRYKEYIMGTLEEDGRLLAACLMTPPHPLQIVLFEDREGLQEVIAEQFIEEGISINEVVGERVAAEGFAAVWTEKTGREAAVLMDQGLYRLDSVTRGLAKSPGTWQVAGTDDAPLLEDWFIQFHRDVGLKTPASEEAAERIAAFLKAKEVYLWEVDGVAVSCMKRGRPSKHGVTVSFVFTPEEHRRKGYARSLVAEVSEELLETYDFCMLYTDLLNPTSNKIYREIGYQQIANPVHLTFTTTD, from the coding sequence ATGATGTGGCAGTGGTATCATGACCCGGTCGTGTTTGCACAAAAAACGGAACCGGATCTGTACAAACACGAGGATAAATACAGTTTATTCCTTGGAGTGCTCGGGCAGATCCGGCTGGGCCGCTATAAGGAATATATTATGGGAACACTGGAAGAGGACGGCCGATTGCTTGCCGCCTGCCTGATGACCCCGCCGCATCCGCTGCAGATTGTCCTGTTTGAAGACAGGGAAGGTCTCCAGGAAGTGATCGCTGAACAATTCATTGAAGAAGGTATCTCGATTAATGAAGTTGTGGGCGAACGAGTGGCGGCCGAGGGGTTCGCTGCTGTATGGACAGAAAAAACAGGAAGAGAAGCCGCAGTGCTGATGGATCAAGGGCTGTACCGGCTTGACAGCGTAACGCGGGGACTCGCAAAGAGTCCGGGAACGTGGCAGGTCGCCGGCACGGATGATGCGCCGTTGCTTGAGGATTGGTTTATCCAATTCCACCGGGATGTCGGATTGAAAACACCGGCTTCGGAAGAGGCGGCCGAACGGATAGCGGCCTTCCTGAAAGCAAAAGAAGTTTATCTCTGGGAAGTCGACGGTGTGGCGGTTTCCTGCATGAAGCGGGGACGTCCTTCCAAGCACGGCGTTACCGTCTCATTCGTTTTCACGCCTGAAGAACACCGAAGAAAAGGATACGCCCGGTCACTGGTGGCTGAAGTATCAGAAGAACTGCTGGAGACATATGATTTCTGCATGCTCTATACCGATCTGCTGAATCCGACGTCCAATAAAATCTACCGGGAAATCGGCTATCAGCAAATAGCGAATCCCGTCCATCTAACGTTTACAACAACAGATTAA
- the abc-f gene encoding ribosomal protection-like ABC-F family protein, which yields MTILGKLTNLQLAYDEQTILENVQAIIPKGARIAVIGRNGAGKTSLLEAIAANDSSIQWMGRLPQIMYMQQEIKGISQAGTTIASRKLKSQWHVPQNHIKLSGVEKMKLRLADAFAALAELLLLDEPTNHLDAASVGLLIEQMNAYEGTVLFVSHDRYFIDETATHVWELEARQLRIYEGNYSASRQEKEHRRLTQQRKYDRQQAKVAMVENQIAELQSWSGKAHAESTKKDGYKEYYRMKAKKKEVQIRSKRKRLEAELEEGKIEKPYKEPEIFFEIRGNEKKGKRVLELNNISKRLGDRTLFSDVSFTVQHGERIRLVGPNGSGKTTLFDMINGRTEYEGKVWKTSGMQIGFLSQDVFDLPENRTSAELFGRENFAEEGEARTLMNHLGFGKTHWQQPVQQLSMGERVKLKMMEFMLSGCDVLLLDEPTNHLDLPSREQLEKTLQSFPGTLLIATHDRYFMEKLADKLLVFEEGRLLKYEGNYRDWTTKDERKETPDLLQLETELQAVLGKLSFLNPGDEEYRKLDEQFNELMKRIRAAKTTDE from the coding sequence ATGACGATACTTGGAAAATTGACGAATTTACAGCTTGCCTATGATGAACAGACAATTCTGGAAAACGTACAGGCAATTATTCCAAAGGGAGCGCGAATTGCCGTAATCGGCCGGAATGGAGCCGGGAAAACATCTTTGCTTGAAGCGATTGCTGCTAATGATTCCAGCATACAATGGATGGGCCGTTTACCACAGATAATGTACATGCAGCAGGAGATCAAAGGAATCAGTCAGGCGGGAACAACCATAGCAAGCCGAAAACTGAAGTCCCAATGGCATGTGCCACAAAATCACATTAAATTGAGCGGCGTGGAAAAGATGAAGCTGCGGCTGGCTGATGCGTTTGCCGCGCTGGCGGAACTGCTTCTGCTCGATGAACCGACGAATCATCTGGACGCAGCAAGTGTCGGACTGTTAATTGAGCAAATGAATGCCTATGAAGGTACGGTTCTTTTTGTGTCACATGATCGGTATTTTATTGATGAGACAGCGACACATGTTTGGGAACTGGAAGCCCGGCAGCTGAGAATCTATGAAGGGAATTACAGTGCATCGCGACAGGAAAAAGAACATCGGAGACTGACTCAGCAGCGGAAGTACGACCGTCAGCAGGCGAAGGTCGCGATGGTGGAAAATCAGATTGCAGAACTCCAGTCCTGGTCTGGAAAAGCGCATGCTGAATCGACAAAAAAGGATGGCTATAAAGAGTATTACCGGATGAAGGCAAAGAAGAAGGAGGTACAGATCAGAAGTAAACGCAAGCGGCTCGAGGCCGAACTTGAGGAGGGAAAAATCGAAAAACCATATAAGGAACCTGAAATCTTTTTTGAAATCCGAGGAAATGAAAAGAAAGGAAAACGCGTGCTGGAGCTTAATAATATCAGTAAACGGCTCGGAGACCGGACGCTGTTTTCCGACGTATCATTCACCGTCCAGCACGGGGAACGAATCAGACTTGTTGGACCGAACGGCAGCGGCAAAACAACGCTGTTTGATATGATTAATGGCAGAACAGAATACGAAGGGAAGGTCTGGAAGACATCCGGCATGCAGATCGGCTTTTTAAGTCAGGATGTTTTTGATCTGCCGGAAAACCGGACATCGGCAGAATTATTCGGACGGGAAAATTTCGCTGAAGAGGGCGAGGCCCGGACACTGATGAACCATTTAGGGTTCGGGAAAACCCATTGGCAGCAGCCGGTCCAGCAATTGAGCATGGGGGAGCGGGTCAAATTGAAAATGATGGAATTTATGCTGTCAGGCTGTGATGTGCTGTTGCTTGATGAACCAACAAACCACTTGGACCTTCCGTCCCGGGAACAGCTGGAGAAGACCTTACAATCGTTTCCGGGCACACTGCTCATTGCGACCCACGACCGTTACTTCATGGAAAAGCTGGCGGACAAACTACTGGTATTCGAGGAGGGGCGGCTGCTCAAATATGAAGGCAATTACCGGGACTGGACGACAAAAGACGAGCGTAAGGAAACACCGGATTTGCTTCAACTGGAGACTGAACTCCAGGCGGTTCTGGGCAAATTGAGCTTTTTAAATCCGGGAGATGAAGAGTACCGCAAGCTGGATGAACAATTCAATGAACTGATGAAAAGAATCCGGGCAGCAAAAACAACAGATGAATAG
- a CDS encoding glycoside hydrolase family 13 protein — translation MEKWWKRAVVYQVYPRSFMDTDGDGIGDLNGITEKLDYIAELGADVIWLSPVYDSPNDDNGYDIRDYQSIMTEFGTMEDFDRLLAEAHARGLKLIMDLVINHTSDEHEWFRTKPEYYIWRDKPNNWQSFFSGTAWAYDEVQKGYYLHLFSKKQPDLNWENEEMREELYTMMRWWLDKGVDGFRMDVINMISKDPAFPEAKDGDGNPHFLNGPEIHRYLREMNDRVLSHYDIVTVGEMPGTSPEHARAYTREENKELNMIFTFEHMELDQTAREKWNLKKLDLRELKANMEKWQHALHEEGWNSLYWNNHDQPRIVSRFGNDGEYRVESAKMLGACLHFMQGTPYIYQGEELGMTNVKFDSIEEYEDIETRNMYSEKLAKGIPPEKIMPAIWAKGRDNARTPMQWSNEPNAGFTKGTPWLKVNPSYPKINAACRNEEGSIFSFYQSLIRLRKKLEVITNGTFTLLHREHPAIFAYERETKAEKITVCCNFSNQHQLIARPNGKLLLSNYKEVEEQPDLFLRPYETAVFYSGPAE, via the coding sequence ATGGAGAAGTGGTGGAAACGGGCAGTCGTTTATCAAGTGTATCCCCGCAGTTTTATGGATACGGATGGTGATGGCATCGGGGATTTGAACGGAATCACTGAGAAACTGGACTATATTGCTGAGCTGGGGGCAGACGTAATCTGGTTGTCGCCGGTTTATGATTCACCGAATGACGATAACGGTTATGATATTCGGGATTATCAAAGCATTATGACGGAGTTCGGCACGATGGAAGATTTTGACCGACTGCTGGCAGAAGCGCATGCGCGCGGCTTGAAACTGATCATGGATCTTGTCATCAACCACACATCGGATGAACATGAATGGTTCCGCACAAAACCGGAATACTACATTTGGCGGGACAAACCGAATAATTGGCAGTCTTTTTTCAGCGGAACTGCTTGGGCATACGATGAAGTACAGAAGGGTTATTACCTGCACCTGTTTTCAAAAAAGCAGCCGGACCTGAATTGGGAAAATGAAGAGATGCGGGAAGAACTTTATACCATGATGCGCTGGTGGCTCGATAAGGGAGTCGATGGTTTCCGGATGGATGTAATTAACATGATTTCAAAAGATCCGGCCTTCCCGGAAGCCAAAGATGGAGATGGCAATCCGCATTTTTTGAATGGACCGGAGATTCATCGCTATTTGCGGGAAATGAATGACCGGGTGCTGTCTCATTATGATATCGTAACGGTCGGTGAGATGCCTGGCACTTCACCGGAACACGCCCGGGCCTATACGCGGGAAGAAAATAAAGAACTGAACATGATTTTTACATTTGAGCACATGGAACTTGATCAAACCGCAAGAGAAAAGTGGAATTTAAAGAAGCTGGATCTCAGAGAGTTAAAAGCGAATATGGAAAAATGGCAGCATGCATTGCATGAAGAGGGGTGGAATAGCCTATATTGGAATAACCATGACCAGCCACGAATTGTTTCACGTTTCGGAAATGATGGCGAATATAGAGTGGAATCAGCGAAAATGCTGGGTGCCTGTCTCCATTTCATGCAAGGGACCCCTTATATTTATCAGGGAGAAGAACTGGGAATGACGAACGTAAAATTTGACTCCATAGAAGAATATGAGGATATTGAAACACGGAATATGTACAGTGAAAAACTGGCAAAGGGAATTCCGCCGGAAAAAATCATGCCTGCCATCTGGGCAAAGGGCCGGGACAATGCGCGGACACCGATGCAATGGTCCAATGAACCCAACGCCGGATTTACTAAAGGGACGCCGTGGTTAAAAGTGAATCCCTCTTATCCGAAGATAAATGCCGCCTGCAGAAACGAAGAAGGGTCAATTTTTTCGTTTTATCAGTCACTCATCCGCTTGCGGAAAAAGCTTGAGGTGATAACGAATGGAACGTTTACACTTCTGCATCGTGAACATCCCGCTATCTTTGCATACGAACGGGAAACAAAGGCAGAGAAGATAACGGTCTGCTGTAATTTCTCGAATCAACATCAATTGATTGCGCGTCCGAATGGTAAATTGCTGCTGAGTAATTATAAAGAAGTTGAAGAACAGCCGGATCTTTTCCTCAGACCTTATGAGACAGCTGTTTTTTATAGCGGTCCTGCTGAATGA